One window from the genome of Parasteatoda tepidariorum isolate YZ-2023 chromosome 8, CAS_Ptep_4.0, whole genome shotgun sequence encodes:
- the LOC139426290 gene encoding uncharacterized protein, producing the protein MSVKLNDQCERGKHHESICLKSDLNDKEEEKEPKPLEVSQNSSSKFGSNIVLQTVNAIAEGPQNHCFVRCLIDGGSQISVITKELSRKLNLKVKGEKEMQIHTFGENHPKKYKNKIVELTLRNINDPEKSITFDFIEVTSANIKMPSNQIKNKLKSLGITLLEPKWSDSRFMGENVSILFGADILWSISNDRIKRINYSAVALETIFGWCVQGKFPSSDCNELTNVMTNLTLEENISINESLKMSWETESIGIKNICEEKETEKALELFSSSITQKEKRYEIKYRGRRKK; encoded by the exons ATGTCAGTTAAGCTCAATGATCAATGCGAAAG AGGAAAACATCATgaatcaatttgtttaaaatcggACTTGAATGACAAAGAAGAAGAGAAGGAGCCAAAACCATTAGAAGTAAGTCAAAATTCTTCATCTAAATTTGGATCTAATATAGTTTTACAAACTGTAAATGCTATAGCAGAAGGACCTCAAAATCATTGTTTTGTAAGATGTTTAATTGACGGAGGTTCTCAAATTTCGGTTATTACTAAAGAATTatccagaaaattaaatttgaaagtaaaaggagaaaaagaaatgcaaattcATACATTTGGTGAAAATCAcccgaaaaaatataaaaacaaaattgtagaattaactttaagaaatattaatgacCCTGAGAAAAGTATCACTTTTGATTTCATCGAAGTTACATCAGCGAACATAAAAATGCcaagtaatcaaataaaaaataaactgaagagCCTTGGAATAACGTTATTAGAGCCTAAGTGGAGTGATTCTAGATTTATGGGTGAAAATGTTTCGATTTTGTTTGGCGCCGACATATTGTGGTCTATTAGTAATGatcgaattaaaagaataaattattctgcGGTTGCACTTGAAACTATTTTTGGATGGTGTGTGCAAGGGAAATTTCCCTCCTCAGACTGTAATGAATTGACGAATGTTATGACTAATCTGACCCTGGaagaaaatataagtataaacGAGTCCTTGAAAATGTCTTGGGAAACCGAatcaattggaataaaaaatatctgcgaagaaaaagaaacagaaaaagctttggaattattttcttcatcaatCACTCAGAAGGAAAAgagatatgaaattaaataccgtggaaggaggaaaaaataa